From Woronichinia naegeliana WA131, the proteins below share one genomic window:
- a CDS encoding nitrogenase, translated as MVNVTRSHYTNVQIATWLRGLLTIAWADGDFTQEEQIFITELIQEIGFQDTDTVLFKTITPDELVEGLGKEKITAENFLRTAVLVAIADGLYSPPESQILQQFSQALGIKIKALESLEHTLCDPHGDYSQSAHPDPHPDLLHPVKDWLDGMAIHDPRLARFVCKLIPPQCPFERDVKLFGHKLVHIPPLCKLNPLYEQLVGLRFRALSYLADDCQEDISAYI; from the coding sequence ATGGTTAACGTCACTCGCTCTCACTATACCAATGTTCAAATTGCTACCTGGCTAAGGGGCCTATTAACCATTGCTTGGGCCGATGGTGACTTTACGCAAGAAGAACAAATTTTTATTACTGAACTCATTCAGGAAATAGGGTTTCAGGATACGGATACGGTTCTCTTTAAAACCATTACACCGGATGAATTAGTGGAGGGTTTAGGCAAAGAAAAGATTACGGCTGAAAACTTTCTCCGCACGGCGGTTTTGGTAGCGATCGCCGATGGTCTTTATTCCCCCCCCGAATCCCAAATTCTCCAGCAATTTAGCCAGGCATTAGGGATCAAAATCAAGGCCTTAGAATCCCTAGAACATACCCTCTGCGATCCTCATGGTGACTATAGCCAGAGCGCACATCCCGATCCCCACCCCGATTTATTACACCCCGTTAAAGATTGGCTGGATGGGATGGCCATCCATGATCCTCGTTTAGCCCGCTTTGTTTGTAAATTAATTCCACCCCAATGTCCTTTTGAGCGAGATGTTAAGCTATTTGGCCATAAGCTGGTTCATATCCCTCCCCTTTGTAAACTCAACCCCCTCTATGAACAGTTAGTCGGTCTGCGCTTTCGGGCCCTTTCCTATCTGGCTGATGATTGTCAGGAGGATATTTCCGCCTATATTTAG
- a CDS encoding L,D-transpeptidase family protein, translated as MSWSTTLVFATLASQAIAAPPGVNPNSPFQKTTTPTVTKPSSTTPSVINPAVTTPSTTTLPAQTTPTITTPSATTLPTTPSTNPSTATEIIPKTVAPSLTTPSVTTPTTTVPSSTKPATTTTTPATPTKTTATATDKKALATRLVLVLGERRVYAYQEDKVLASYPVAVGKKGWETPTGNFKVIQKVKDPIWQNPWNGKIVPASLNGPIGIRWIGFWTDGKNTIGFHGTPGEHLLGQAVSHGCVRMKNKDVVALFEMIEPGTPVIVKNK; from the coding sequence GTGTCTTGGAGTACAACTCTGGTTTTCGCAACCCTAGCAAGCCAGGCGATCGCTGCTCCCCCAGGCGTTAATCCCAATAGTCCTTTCCAAAAAACAACTACGCCTACCGTAACGAAACCATCCTCAACAACCCCTTCTGTTATAAACCCTGCCGTCACAACACCTTCTACAACAACGTTACCGGCTCAAACAACTCCGACTATTACAACCCCATCTGCCACAACGCTACCCACAACCCCCTCAACTAACCCATCGACCGCAACAGAGATTATTCCTAAAACTGTTGCGCCTTCCCTTACTACGCCTTCGGTGACAACTCCCACCACGACCGTTCCTTCCTCAACAAAACCCGCTACTACTACTACTACCCCTGCCACCCCAACCAAGACCACTGCAACAGCAACAGATAAAAAAGCATTAGCCACCCGTCTTGTATTGGTATTGGGTGAACGTCGGGTTTATGCCTACCAAGAAGATAAAGTCCTAGCCAGTTACCCTGTGGCCGTTGGCAAAAAAGGTTGGGAAACCCCCACTGGTAATTTTAAAGTTATCCAAAAAGTGAAAGATCCCATTTGGCAAAATCCCTGGAATGGCAAAATTGTTCCTGCCAGTTTGAATGGCCCCATTGGTATTCGTTGGATTGGTTTCTGGACGGATGGAAAAAATACCATCGGTTTTCATGGTACACCAGGCGAACATCTCTTAGGTCAGGCCGTGTCTCATGGTTGCGTCAGAATGAAAAACAAAGATGTGGTGGCTTTATTTGAAATGATTGAACCCGGTACTCCAGTCATCGTCAAAAATAAATAG
- a CDS encoding TldD/PmbA family protein, whose protein sequence is MTAILFDQLKNQLSELTRQYRDRVDFLAIRVEQAEGTNIVLRGDQIETLSEGIAIGGQVRACHRGGWGFASFNRLSTLSERIEEAIAAAKLVGEEETLLAPVDPIQAICQLPLTGSDPRHIPLATKKALCDHYNQILRSVSSQITTTSVRYGDTTQKILLATSEGTLIEQSWCDLEMRFSATARNGEMVQTGRETTGSRRGYEDLADLDPVVQAAAQRAVNALSLPTVKGNTYTVVIDPILTGLFVHEAFGHLSEADMLYENPDFLEVMSLGKRFGPSDLQIFDGAAPSGHRGSYFYDDEGVPATSTQLIKDGVLVGRLHSRETAGKLGEMPTGNARCLNYHYPPIVRMTNTWIERGQTPVATLLDDIEEGVYASNWLGGMTNGEMFTFTAGEAWMIRQGQLAEPVRDVTLSGNVFKTLANIEAIADDFYWDESGGCGKGGQSGLAVGCGGPSLRIRDVVVGGEAD, encoded by the coding sequence ATGACTGCAATTTTATTTGACCAACTCAAGAACCAATTGAGTGAATTAACTCGCCAATACCGCGATCGCGTTGATTTTTTGGCCATTCGGGTAGAACAGGCAGAAGGAACCAACATTGTTTTACGGGGTGATCAAATTGAAACCCTCAGTGAAGGCATTGCCATTGGCGGTCAGGTGCGGGCTTGTCATCGGGGGGGGTGGGGCTTTGCCAGTTTTAATCGCCTTTCTACCCTTTCAGAACGCATTGAAGAGGCGATCGCGGCGGCCAAATTGGTAGGCGAAGAAGAAACCCTACTGGCCCCTGTTGATCCGATCCAAGCCATCTGTCAATTACCCCTAACGGGAAGCGATCCTCGCCATATTCCCCTCGCGACGAAAAAGGCACTCTGCGATCACTATAACCAAATTTTAAGAAGTGTCAGTTCCCAGATTACCACCACCAGTGTGCGCTACGGCGATACGACGCAAAAAATTCTCCTAGCCACTTCAGAAGGCACTTTAATTGAACAAAGCTGGTGTGATCTTGAAATGCGTTTTTCCGCCACGGCTCGCAATGGAGAAATGGTACAAACAGGACGAGAAACAACGGGTTCCCGTCGCGGCTACGAAGATTTAGCTGATTTAGATCCAGTTGTTCAGGCTGCTGCCCAACGGGCCGTGAATGCTTTGAGCCTACCGACGGTAAAAGGCAATACTTATACAGTGGTCATTGATCCGATTCTAACAGGTTTATTTGTGCATGAAGCCTTTGGCCATCTTTCTGAAGCCGATATGCTCTACGAAAATCCAGACTTTTTGGAAGTAATGAGTTTAGGGAAACGCTTTGGCCCCTCTGACTTACAAATTTTTGATGGAGCGGCTCCTTCAGGTCATCGAGGTAGTTACTTCTATGATGATGAGGGGGTTCCGGCTACCAGTACCCAATTAATTAAAGACGGTGTGTTAGTGGGTCGTCTCCATTCACGGGAAACCGCAGGCAAATTGGGCGAAATGCCGACGGGGAATGCTCGCTGCCTCAATTATCACTATCCTCCCATTGTCCGCATGACCAATACCTGGATTGAGCGGGGTCAAACTCCTGTCGCTACCCTCTTAGATGATATTGAAGAAGGCGTTTATGCTAGCAATTGGTTAGGCGGTATGACTAATGGCGAAATGTTTACCTTTACGGCGGGGGAAGCTTGGATGATTCGCCAAGGCCAATTGGCGGAACCGGTTCGAGATGTAACCCTATCGGGCAATGTTTTTAAAACCCTGGCTAATATTGAGGCGATCGCCGATGACTTTTACTGGGATGAGTCCGGCGGTTGTGGCAAAGGCGGTCAAAGTGGTTTGGCGGTGGGTTGTGGCGGCCCTAGCCTCCGCATTCGAGACGTGGTGGTGGGAGGGGAAGCAGATTAA
- a CDS encoding RRXRR domain-containing protein, whose translation MPTKSSRARRWLKEGKAIGKFNDLDIFYIQLTTEPSDDKTQPIATGIDPGKLFSGIGVQSSLFTLGQAHLELPFKRVRERMDNRRLMRRGRRGRRINRKLTFDLRAHRQKRFSNRRQGKLAPSIKANRQLELRVVSELTKIYPISDIYFEYVKADVDLTSGRKGVKSGKGFSAVMVGQKWAIEQLSKIATVHTRLGWQTSNLRKYLGLEKSKNKAEQSPESHANDGITLACFRFLDYLPFHSSNGHGHEWKGSVEITDAPFAIVKRPPISRRQLHLMVPSQGGKRRKYGGSTTRHGFRKGDLVSSPKGIGYVSGDTEKLLSVSDANWKRLGQIAVSKIQLIRRSNGLIVSY comes from the coding sequence ATGCCCACTAAATCTAGTCGGGCTAGACGGTGGCTCAAAGAAGGAAAAGCTATCGGTAAATTTAACGACTTAGATATTTTCTACATTCAGTTAACCACCGAACCTTCCGACGACAAAACCCAGCCGATTGCTACTGGCATTGATCCGGGTAAATTATTTTCTGGCATCGGCGTTCAATCTTCTCTTTTCACTCTCGGCCAAGCTCATTTAGAACTTCCCTTTAAACGAGTAAGGGAACGGATGGACAATCGGCGATTAATGCGACGGGGACGAAGAGGACGACGAATCAACCGTAAACTCACCTTTGATTTACGGGCGCATCGTCAGAAACGATTCTCCAATAGAAGACAAGGGAAATTAGCCCCCTCAATAAAAGCTAATCGCCAACTCGAACTAAGAGTCGTTTCTGAATTAACCAAAATCTATCCAATCTCTGACATTTACTTTGAGTACGTCAAGGCTGATGTTGATCTAACTTCAGGTAGAAAAGGGGTCAAGTCTGGAAAGGGTTTCTCTGCTGTTATGGTCGGACAAAAATGGGCTATCGAGCAACTTTCTAAGATTGCTACAGTCCATACCCGTCTTGGTTGGCAAACCTCCAATCTCAGGAAATATCTGGGATTAGAAAAGTCCAAAAACAAGGCAGAACAATCTCCAGAAAGTCATGCTAACGATGGGATTACTCTTGCCTGTTTTCGTTTTTTAGATTACCTGCCATTCCACAGTTCTAATGGTCATGGACACGAATGGAAAGGCTCTGTTGAGATAACAGATGCTCCTTTCGCTATCGTCAAACGTCCTCCCATTAGTCGTCGTCAACTTCACCTCATGGTTCCCTCTCAGGGTGGTAAGCGACGTAAATATGGTGGCTCTACGACAAGGCATGGGTTCCGTAAAGGAGATTTAGTTTCTTCTCCCAAGGGAATCGGTTATGTCAGTGGAGACACCGAAAAATTGTTATCTGTTAGTGATGCCAATTGGAAACGATTGGGACAGATAGCTGTCAGCAAGATTCAATTAATTCGTCGTTCTAACGGCTTAATTGTTTCTTACTAA
- a CDS encoding LON peptidase substrate-binding domain-containing protein, with product MISSLAIRELPLFPLPEVVLFPNRPLPLHVFEFRYRMMMNTILEDDRRFGVLMVDPTNGEIAKVGCCAEVLRYQRLPDDRLKVLTVGQQRFRVLEYLRDKPYRVALVEWIEDKPTQQDLRPLAKEVDRLLNDVVRLSAKLTDQRLELPDDVPVLPLELSYWVAGNLYGVASEQQDLLELQDTADRLQREAEILISTRSHLAARTALKDALK from the coding sequence ATGATATCATCGCTTGCAATTCGGGAACTTCCCCTTTTTCCGCTACCTGAAGTAGTGCTTTTCCCTAACAGACCGTTACCGTTGCACGTCTTTGAGTTCCGTTATCGCATGATGATGAACACAATATTAGAGGATGATCGCCGTTTTGGAGTATTGATGGTCGATCCCACCAATGGGGAAATTGCCAAGGTCGGCTGTTGTGCAGAAGTTTTGCGCTACCAACGTTTACCCGATGACCGTTTGAAGGTATTAACGGTGGGTCAACAACGTTTTAGGGTGCTGGAATATCTACGGGATAAACCCTATCGAGTCGCCCTAGTGGAATGGATTGAAGATAAACCGACTCAACAGGATCTGCGCCCCTTGGCCAAAGAAGTGGATCGCCTTTTAAATGATGTTGTTCGTCTTTCGGCTAAGTTAACTGATCAGAGGCTGGAACTACCGGATGATGTTCCTGTTTTACCCCTCGAATTATCCTACTGGGTAGCGGGGAATCTCTATGGTGTCGCCAGTGAGCAACAGGATCTGCTCGAATTACAAGATACTGCCGATCGCCTACAACGGGAAGCCGAAATTTTAATTTCCACCCGTAGCCATCTCGCGGCCCGCACGGCTCTCAAAGATGCTCTTAAATAG
- the obgE gene encoding GTPase ObgE produces the protein MQFIDQAEIEVEGGKGGDGLVAFRREKYVPAGGPSGGNGGRGGSVILAAVNDLQTLLDFRYARLFKADNGKRGGPNNRTGAAGKDVIVQVPCGTIVYDAETGEILGDLVVDGQSLCVAQGGKGGLGNEHFLSNRNRAPEYALPGLEGEKRLLRLELKLLAEVGIIGLPNAGKSTLIASLSAARPKIADYPFTTLVPNLGVVRKPTGDGTVFADIPGLIEGAHAGVGLGHDFLRHIERTRLLLHLVDMTSDDPLKDYQVIEEELRAYGHGLGDRLQIIALNKVDAVDTEQVTSIHQSLAEITSAPILTISAVARTGLESLMQVIWDRLDKMKEQEEEEQLRI, from the coding sequence ATGCAATTCATTGATCAGGCAGAAATCGAAGTAGAAGGCGGTAAGGGAGGAGATGGTTTAGTCGCCTTTCGTCGGGAAAAATATGTGCCGGCGGGAGGGCCCTCTGGGGGCAATGGCGGTCGAGGTGGTTCTGTGATCCTAGCGGCGGTTAACGATTTGCAAACGCTCTTGGACTTTCGGTATGCTCGTTTATTCAAAGCGGATAATGGTAAACGGGGAGGGCCAAATAATCGCACGGGAGCAGCCGGAAAAGATGTGATTGTTCAAGTTCCCTGCGGTACTATTGTTTATGATGCTGAAACGGGCGAGATTTTAGGGGATTTGGTGGTGGATGGTCAAAGCCTTTGTGTTGCCCAGGGTGGGAAAGGAGGATTGGGGAATGAACATTTTCTCAGTAACCGCAATCGCGCTCCAGAATATGCCTTACCTGGACTAGAAGGGGAAAAGCGGCTGTTACGTTTGGAGTTAAAACTATTGGCAGAAGTAGGGATTATTGGTCTTCCTAATGCCGGAAAATCCACCCTGATTGCTTCTCTATCGGCGGCCCGTCCTAAAATTGCCGATTATCCTTTTACAACTCTTGTTCCTAACCTGGGTGTAGTACGTAAACCGACAGGAGATGGAACTGTATTTGCCGATATTCCTGGTTTAATTGAAGGAGCCCATGCCGGTGTGGGTTTGGGCCATGATTTTTTACGTCATATTGAACGCACTCGGCTGTTATTACACCTAGTTGATATGACCTCAGACGATCCCCTTAAGGATTATCAGGTAATTGAGGAAGAGTTACGGGCCTATGGTCATGGTTTAGGCGATCGCCTACAAATTATTGCCTTAAACAAAGTGGATGCTGTTGATACTGAACAAGTTACTTCCATTCATCAGTCTCTCGCAGAAATAACATCGGCCCCGATCCTAACAATTTCAGCCGTAGCTAGAACCGGTTTAGAGAGCTTAATGCAGGTTATTTGGGATCGATTAGATAAAATGAAAGAGCAAGAGGAAGAAGAACAGCTTAGAATCTAA
- a CDS encoding SRPBCC family protein, with translation MIILQFDLKLIAAKGKLFCSFSLYKTYRVVSKAPADVLWCKLVNLADVSWHPLFAKTNLPLGLIAKPGLIYQAVTRLTPIPIRLFVENVRPGQLLSLRVLTFPGMEQKITYQMESTLCGTYISYSVTLRGWLSPFIWWLIKPYSDRVVMELSNAAERLV, from the coding sequence ATGATCATTCTCCAATTCGACCTCAAGTTAATTGCTGCCAAGGGAAAGTTATTCTGCTCTTTTTCTCTTTATAAAACCTATCGGGTTGTCAGTAAGGCTCCTGCCGATGTGTTGTGGTGCAAACTGGTTAATTTGGCGGACGTATCCTGGCACCCACTCTTTGCCAAAACCAATCTTCCTTTAGGACTAATCGCTAAACCGGGCCTCATTTATCAAGCCGTTACTCGTTTAACTCCGATTCCCATTCGTCTATTTGTGGAAAATGTACGCCCAGGACAATTACTGAGTTTGCGGGTGTTAACGTTTCCTGGAATGGAACAGAAGATTACTTACCAGATGGAATCGACTCTCTGCGGCACTTATATCTCCTATTCCGTCACCCTACGAGGTTGGCTTTCACCTTTTATTTGGTGGTTGATTAAACCCTATTCTGATCGGGTGGTGATGGAATTATCTAATGCGGCAGAACGTTTAGTTTAG
- the alaS gene encoding alanine--tRNA ligase translates to MTSTPKALSGNEIRASFLNFFAQRQHQILPSASLIPEDPTVLLTIAGMLPFKPIFLGQKASDFPRATTSQKCIRTNDIENVGRTARHHTFFEMLGNFSFGDYFKEQVIAWAWELSTQVFNLSPNNLVVSVFEEDDEAFAIWHDQIGIPEHRIQRMGADDNFWVSGPTGPCGPCSEIYYDFHPELGDKTIDLEDDSRFIEFYNLVFMQYNRDIEGNLTPLQNKNIDTGMGLERMAQILQKVPNNYETDLIFPIIETAANIAKINYQKADEKTKISLKVIGDHVRSVVHMIADGISASNIGRGYILRRLIRRVVRHGRLLGIEGEFTSQVAETAIQLSESIYPTVRERADFIKQELQREESAFLKTLERGEKLLAEIIEKEQKQISGVDAFTLYDTFGFPFELTQEIAKEQGLTVDEIGFQAEMKKQQERSKAAHETIDLTVQESLDKLAEHIHPTEFLGYQQFQTLAIIKAVLIEGKSTEQAEAGNIIQLVLDQTPFYAESGGQIGDRGYLTGDNLVIRIEDVKKESGIFIHFGQVERGIVTVGKTVTAMIDRACRRRVQANHTATHLLQAALKNLVDDSISQAGSLVDFNRLRFDFNCPRSITSQELQTIEDQINTWIAEAHDTEIAVLPIAEVKAKGAIAMFGEKYGAEVRVIDISGVSMELCGGTHVRNTAEIGLFKIISETGISAGVRRIEAVSGPSVLEYLNLREKVVKDLSDRFKVKPEEIPERITSLQQELKATQKDLEAAKQELALLKSEQLLDQAETIGNFKILVANLGEVDPESLKTAAERLQQKLGESAVILASVPEPDKVSLVAAFSPKVIKEKQLQAGKFIGAIAKHCGGGGGGRPNLAQAGGRDPSQLKAALEAATTQLRSLLG, encoded by the coding sequence ATGACTTCTACCCCCAAAGCCCTGAGCGGTAACGAAATTCGCGCCTCATTCCTGAACTTCTTTGCTCAACGTCAACACCAAATCCTGCCCAGTGCATCTTTGATTCCTGAAGATCCGACCGTTCTTTTGACGATCGCGGGAATGTTACCCTTTAAGCCAATTTTTTTGGGGCAAAAAGCCTCTGATTTTCCCCGTGCGACCACTTCCCAAAAATGTATTCGTACTAATGACATCGAAAATGTGGGACGGACAGCGAGACATCATACTTTCTTTGAAATGTTGGGTAATTTTAGTTTTGGCGATTATTTTAAGGAGCAGGTGATCGCCTGGGCCTGGGAACTTTCCACCCAGGTTTTTAACCTCTCTCCTAACAATTTAGTGGTCAGTGTTTTTGAAGAAGATGACGAAGCTTTTGCCATTTGGCACGATCAAATCGGTATTCCTGAGCATCGCATTCAACGCATGGGAGCCGATGATAATTTTTGGGTATCAGGGCCAACGGGGCCCTGCGGGCCTTGCTCAGAAATTTATTATGATTTTCATCCTGAATTAGGTGATAAAACCATTGATCTCGAAGATGATAGCCGTTTTATTGAGTTTTATAATTTGGTTTTCATGCAATACAATCGAGATATAGAAGGGAATTTAACACCGTTACAAAATAAAAATATTGATACGGGAATGGGCTTGGAAAGAATGGCTCAAATTCTCCAAAAAGTTCCCAATAATTACGAAACCGATTTAATTTTTCCCATTATTGAAACCGCCGCCAACATTGCGAAGATTAACTATCAAAAAGCCGATGAGAAAACCAAGATTTCTCTCAAAGTAATTGGCGATCACGTTCGTTCTGTTGTTCACATGATTGCGGATGGCATTAGTGCTTCTAATATTGGTCGCGGTTACATTTTACGGCGGTTAATTCGTCGCGTGGTACGTCATGGTCGTTTATTAGGCATTGAAGGAGAATTTACCTCCCAAGTCGCAGAAACCGCGATTCAATTATCTGAATCTATTTACCCCACTGTTCGGGAACGGGCTGATTTTATTAAACAGGAATTACAACGGGAAGAATCGGCATTTTTGAAAACCCTAGAGCGGGGCGAAAAGTTATTAGCTGAAATCATTGAAAAAGAGCAAAAACAAATTTCAGGAGTAGATGCTTTTACCCTTTATGATACCTTTGGTTTCCCCTTTGAATTAACCCAGGAAATTGCGAAAGAGCAAGGATTAACGGTTGATGAAATTGGCTTCCAAGCGGAGATGAAAAAGCAACAGGAACGTTCTAAAGCGGCCCATGAAACCATTGATTTAACGGTTCAAGAAAGTTTGGATAAATTGGCAGAGCATATTCATCCCACTGAATTTTTAGGTTATCAACAATTCCAAACTCTCGCAATTATTAAAGCCGTTTTAATTGAGGGGAAATCTACGGAACAAGCGGAAGCAGGTAACATCATCCAGTTAGTCTTAGATCAAACTCCTTTCTACGCAGAATCTGGGGGACAAATCGGCGATCGCGGTTATTTAACAGGCGATAATTTAGTCATTCGCATTGAAGATGTCAAGAAAGAATCAGGCATTTTTATTCATTTTGGTCAGGTTGAACGAGGCATTGTGACGGTCGGGAAAACGGTGACAGCCATGATTGATCGGGCCTGTCGTCGTCGAGTTCAAGCGAATCATACCGCTACCCATTTATTGCAAGCAGCGTTAAAGAATTTAGTAGATGATTCCATCTCCCAAGCCGGTTCTTTGGTAGATTTTAATCGTTTGCGTTTTGACTTCAATTGTCCGCGTTCTATTACTTCTCAAGAATTACAAACAATTGAGGATCAAATTAACACCTGGATCGCCGAAGCTCACGATACAGAAATTGCTGTTTTACCCATCGCCGAAGTTAAAGCGAAAGGGGCGATCGCCATGTTTGGGGAGAAGTATGGAGCCGAAGTTCGAGTGATTGATATTTCTGGGGTTTCAATGGAATTATGTGGCGGAACCCATGTGCGAAATACGGCTGAAATTGGGCTATTCAAAATCATTTCGGAAACGGGGATTTCTGCGGGAGTGCGGCGCATTGAAGCGGTGTCTGGCCCCTCAGTTTTAGAATATCTTAATCTACGGGAAAAAGTAGTTAAAGACCTCAGCGATCGCTTTAAAGTTAAGCCTGAAGAAATTCCAGAACGAATTACCAGTTTACAGCAGGAATTAAAGGCTACGCAAAAGGATTTAGAGGCCGCTAAACAGGAATTAGCTTTGTTAAAATCTGAGCAGTTATTAGATCAAGCTGAAACCATCGGTAACTTCAAAATTCTGGTAGCAAATTTAGGAGAAGTTGATCCTGAATCTTTAAAAACTGCCGCCGAACGATTACAGCAAAAGTTAGGAGAAAGTGCCGTCATTTTAGCCTCTGTACCCGAACCCGATAAGGTCAGTTTAGTGGCAGCTTTTAGCCCGAAAGTGATCAAAGAAAAGCAATTACAAGCGGGTAAATTTATCGGTGCGATCGCTAAACATTGCGGTGGTGGTGGCGGTGGTCGTCCCAATCTAGCTCAGGCGGGAGGTCGTGATCCCAGTCAATTAAAAGCGGCTTTAGAAGCGGCAACCACTCAACTGCGATCACTGTTAGGTTAG
- a CDS encoding DUF1816 domain-containing protein: protein MFSVVLFLVYLVFISLIFFQQQKWWIKIDTQSPSCTYYFGPFDSPEEARSHHQDYLLDLQMEGAEGITYSIEQSRPQQLTIGAEE from the coding sequence ATGTTCAGTGTTGTCTTATTTTTGGTGTATCTCGTTTTCATTAGCCTGATTTTCTTCCAGCAGCAAAAATGGTGGATTAAAATTGATACCCAATCTCCGTCCTGTACTTATTATTTTGGCCCCTTTGACTCCCCAGAAGAGGCGCGATCGCATCATCAAGATTATTTACTGGATCTACAAATGGAAGGAGCAGAAGGTATTACCTATTCCATTGAACAATCCCGTCCTCAACAGTTAACGATTGGGGCAGAAGAATAG
- a CDS encoding ComF family protein has protein sequence MFKSLLSLFLKSACPLCQRACETELCRYCQGQLESCQWPNPRQGWQGDLPRFIWGQYDGKLKQAIAAFKYDNHPELGDFLGYALGESWLKSAMPKNLPALTLVPIPLHPHKLKERGFNQAELLAQGFSQITRYPLLAQGLVRVKDTVPLFNLKPEQRQATLDQALQMGESLKKVRARRPILLVDDIYTTGTTALEAQKVLQAQGFIVAGIVAIASPRFS, from the coding sequence GTGTTTAAATCCCTACTTTCCTTATTCCTAAAATCTGCTTGTCCTCTCTGTCAAAGGGCCTGTGAAACTGAGCTTTGTCGTTATTGTCAAGGGCAATTAGAATCCTGTCAATGGCCCAATCCTCGGCAAGGTTGGCAGGGAGATTTACCTCGATTTATTTGGGGACAATATGACGGCAAACTTAAACAGGCGATCGCTGCTTTTAAGTATGATAACCATCCCGAATTAGGCGATTTTTTGGGTTATGCTCTTGGGGAAAGTTGGTTAAAGTCTGCTATGCCAAAAAACTTACCGGCTTTGACCTTGGTTCCGATTCCCCTCCATCCCCATAAACTTAAAGAGAGAGGTTTTAATCAAGCTGAACTTTTGGCCCAGGGTTTTAGTCAAATCACCCGTTATCCGCTCCTTGCCCAGGGATTGGTGCGGGTGAAAGATACCGTTCCCCTTTTTAATCTCAAGCCGGAACAACGTCAAGCCACCCTGGATCAAGCTCTACAGATGGGAGAGTCTCTTAAAAAAGTTCGAGCCAGACGACCCATTTTACTGGTAGATGATATCTACACCACCGGAACCACCGCCCTAGAAGCTCAGAAAGTTCTACAGGCTCAAGGTTTTATCGTGGCAGGAATTGTGGCGATCGCCTCTCCTCGGTTTTCATAA